The Methanobrevibacter sp. genome contains a region encoding:
- a CDS encoding UPF0280 family protein yields the protein MNFSQIDLDETHIRLTTDLENHNLERFILSVRRDLKDYILKNNYFSLSLNPLEIPEEELPYIVFKMYESSKIADVGPMACVAGTISELSLRYLMNKKSSYSVVENGGDIAIVNDKKVLCGIYSNNEFLGNNIAFEIKKRKTPLGICTSSGKIGHSISFGDSDSVTVIGNSAAVCDGLATRIANEVAGETSEDKVSNALECCENFREHFFGALIISGGNVATIGKLPRIVEVDEFQVKL from the coding sequence ATGAATTTTTCACAAATTGATTTGGATGAAACTCATATTAGATTAACGACTGATTTGGAGAATCATAATCTGGAAAGATTTATTTTATCTGTTCGCCGAGATCTTAAAGATTATATTCTGAAAAATAATTATTTTTCACTCTCTTTAAATCCTCTTGAAATTCCCGAGGAGGAATTGCCATATATTGTTTTCAAGATGTATGAATCATCCAAAATTGCCGATGTTGGGCCGATGGCATGCGTTGCCGGAACAATTTCCGAATTATCCCTAAGATATCTGATGAATAAAAAATCTTCATATTCCGTTGTTGAAAATGGTGGGGACATTGCTATTGTCAACGATAAAAAGGTATTATGTGGAATTTATTCAAACAATGAATTTTTAGGCAATAATATTGCATTTGAAATTAAAAAAAGGAAAACCCCATTAGGAATTTGCACTTCTTCGGGGAAAATCGGTCATTCCATAAGTTTCGGTGATTCTGATAGTGTAACTGTTATCGGTAATTCGGCGGCTGTCTGTGATGGTCTTGCCACTAGAATTGCAAATGAAGTTGCTGGCGAAACAAGTGAGGATAAAGTTTCAAATGCATTGGAATGTTGTGAAAACTTTAGAGAGCATTTTTTCGGTGCTTTGATAATTAGTGGCG